A DNA window from Pseudomonas tohonis contains the following coding sequences:
- the phnE gene encoding phosphonate ABC transporter, permease protein PhnE: MKRLVDTTLLLAILAAVIASFLYLGLDLPALGEAGNLKQMGAYVMRFLQPDLSDSHLLAIARGALETLAMSALGTLLAALLGLLLALPAAGRFGTLAQGLTRLLLNGLRAIPELVWAALMVLAAGLGPNAGTLALALHTAGVLGRLFAEALENTPSAPAEAIRLQGGGQVAAFCYGTLPNLWPQLLAYSLYRWENNIRMASVLGFVGAGGLGQMLYVSLSLFQEARASTVILAMLVLVLAVDALSGWTRQRWVRA; the protein is encoded by the coding sequence ATGAAGCGCCTGGTCGACACCACCCTGCTGCTGGCGATCCTCGCCGCCGTCATCGCCTCCTTCCTCTACCTGGGCCTGGACCTGCCGGCCCTGGGTGAGGCGGGGAACCTCAAGCAGATGGGGGCGTACGTGATGCGCTTCCTGCAGCCCGACCTCAGCGACTCCCACCTGCTGGCCATCGCCCGGGGCGCGCTGGAGACCCTGGCCATGTCGGCCCTGGGCACGCTGCTCGCCGCACTGCTGGGCCTGCTGCTGGCGCTGCCCGCCGCCGGGCGCTTCGGCACGCTGGCGCAGGGCCTGACCCGCCTGCTGCTCAATGGCCTGAGGGCGATACCCGAGCTGGTATGGGCGGCGCTGATGGTGCTCGCCGCCGGCCTCGGGCCCAACGCCGGCACTCTGGCCCTGGCCCTGCACACGGCGGGCGTGCTCGGCCGCCTGTTCGCCGAGGCGCTGGAGAACACGCCGAGCGCCCCGGCCGAAGCCATTCGCCTGCAAGGCGGCGGCCAGGTCGCGGCGTTCTGCTACGGCACCCTGCCCAATCTGTGGCCGCAGTTGCTGGCCTACTCGCTGTACCGCTGGGAAAACAACATCCGCATGGCCAGCGTGCTTGGCTTCGTCGGCGCCGGCGGCCTGGGGCAGATGCTCTATGTCAGCCTCAGCCTGTTCCAGGAAGCCCGCGCCAGCACCGTGATCCTGGCCATGCTGGTGCTGGTGCTCGCGGTCGACGCCCTGAGTGGCTGGACCCGCCAGCGCTGGGTGCGGGCCTAG